One Amaranthus tricolor cultivar Red isolate AtriRed21 chromosome 10, ASM2621246v1, whole genome shotgun sequence genomic window carries:
- the LOC130825774 gene encoding uncharacterized protein LOC130825774: protein MEAHNAAMMTSSTNVIFLSSIVGQDGPNPGHKCDWKCQNEHVCGNMYRCRLTGLTHICDQNCDQRILYGNHDSLCRVSGQVFPLSPTEQQAARGVRRKLEAEACPSETCSFKRRRDANLHPSPFERSFSAFSPICSQVGDGMDLN from the coding sequence ATGGAGGCACACAATGCAGCAATGATGACTAGCTCGACAAATGTTATCTTTCTGTCGAGTATCGTGGGTCAGGATGGACCAAATCCGGGCCACAAATGTGATTGGAAATGTCAAAACGAGCACGTTTGTGGAAACATGTACAGATGCAGGCTGACCGGGCTGACCCATATCTGTGACCAAAACTGTGACCAGCGAATCCTTTATGGTAATCACGACTCGCTGTGCAGAGTCAGTGGACAGGTCTTCCCACTTTCACCTACTGAGCAACAAGCTGCAAGAGGTGTTCGTAGGAAGCTTGAAGCCGAAGCTTGCCCTTCCGAAACCTGTTCTTTCAAGCGTCGTCGGGATGCAAACTTACATCCTTCACCATTCGAGAGATCCTTCTCTGCTTTCAGCCCGATCTGCAGTCAAGTTGGAGATGGCATGGACCTGAACTAG